One genomic segment of Bradyrhizobium diazoefficiens includes these proteins:
- the glpD gene encoding glycerol-3-phosphate dehydrogenase: MRLLERIFDLAIIGGGVNGCGIARDAVGRGNTVFLCEMNDLASGTSSWSTKLVHGGLRYLEYYEFRLVREALIEREILWGIAPHIIRPLRFVLPHHAGLRPAWLLRLGLFLYDHIGGRHLLPATRSVDLRRDEVGKPLIPNRYARAFEYSDCFVDDARLVVLNARDAADKGAEIRTRTRATEIRQSDGIWTVSMIDTLTGVRSSIRAKALVNAGGPWVEDVLGRGAGVNAKAKVRLVQGSHIVVKKLYDHDRAYMFQNADGRIIFVIPYQDDFTLIGTTDRDYDGDPAKVKATPEEIQYLCAAASEYLAKPVSPEDVVWTYSGVRPLYDDGANEAKAATRDYVFELDTPGGVPLLSIYGGKITTYRRLAEEALERLAPYLRSAKAREGWTGKWPLPGGDMGVSDVDGLIAELQRGYPFLSHEHARRLARAYGTRAIKLLGDAKSAVDLGQAFGATLTQREVRYLMANEWAVTAEDIVWRRSKLGLRLSADEIAALDDWIRAHAVPQSPLLEAGGRS, translated from the coding sequence ATGCGTCTGTTGGAGCGTATTTTCGACCTCGCCATCATTGGAGGCGGTGTTAACGGCTGCGGCATCGCGCGCGACGCGGTGGGCCGCGGCAACACGGTTTTCCTGTGCGAAATGAACGATCTGGCGAGCGGGACCTCGTCTTGGTCGACCAAGCTCGTTCATGGCGGCCTGCGCTATCTCGAATATTACGAGTTCCGGCTGGTCCGTGAGGCGCTGATCGAGCGCGAGATCCTCTGGGGCATCGCGCCCCACATCATCCGCCCATTGCGTTTCGTTTTGCCGCACCATGCCGGCCTGCGTCCGGCCTGGCTGCTCCGCCTCGGCCTCTTCCTCTACGATCACATCGGTGGCCGTCACCTGCTGCCGGCGACCCGGTCGGTCGACCTCAGGCGCGATGAGGTCGGCAAGCCGCTGATCCCGAATCGCTACGCCCGCGCCTTCGAATATTCCGACTGCTTCGTCGATGACGCCCGCCTCGTCGTGCTCAATGCGCGCGATGCCGCCGACAAAGGCGCCGAGATCCGCACCCGCACCCGCGCCACCGAGATCCGCCAGTCCGATGGCATCTGGACAGTGAGCATGATCGACACGTTGACCGGCGTGCGGTCGTCGATTCGGGCGAAGGCCCTGGTCAATGCCGGCGGCCCCTGGGTCGAGGACGTGCTCGGCCGCGGCGCCGGGGTCAATGCCAAAGCCAAGGTGCGCCTGGTGCAGGGCTCGCACATCGTGGTGAAAAAGCTCTATGATCACGACCGCGCCTACATGTTCCAGAATGCCGATGGCCGCATCATCTTCGTGATTCCCTACCAGGACGACTTCACGCTGATCGGCACCACCGATCGCGATTATGACGGCGACCCTGCCAAGGTGAAGGCGACGCCTGAGGAGATCCAGTATCTCTGCGCCGCCGCGAGCGAATATCTGGCCAAGCCCGTGAGTCCGGAGGACGTGGTCTGGACCTATTCCGGTGTACGACCGCTCTATGACGACGGCGCCAACGAGGCCAAGGCCGCGACCCGCGACTACGTGTTCGAGCTCGACACCCCCGGCGGCGTGCCGCTGCTGTCGATCTATGGCGGCAAGATCACGACCTACCGCCGCCTCGCCGAGGAGGCGCTGGAACGGCTCGCGCCGTATCTTCGCAGTGCGAAAGCGCGCGAGGGCTGGACCGGCAAATGGCCGCTGCCCGGCGGCGACATGGGCGTGTCCGATGTAGACGGCCTGATCGCCGAGCTCCAGCGCGGCTATCCCTTCCTCAGCCATGAGCACGCGCGGCGCCTTGCGCGCGCCTACGGCACCCGGGCGATCAAGCTGCTGGGCGATGCGAAGTCCGCGGTCGATCTCGGCCAGGCTTTTGGTGCGACACTGACCCAGCGCGAGGTCCGCTATCTCATGGCCAATGAATGGGCCGTCACCGCGGAGGACATCGTCTGGCGCCGTTCCAAGCTCGGCCTGCGACTAAGTGCCGACGAGATCGCGGCGCTTGATGACTGGATCAGGGCCCATGCCGTGCCGCAAAGTCCTCTGCTGGAAGCAGGAGGACGTTCATGA